The DNA window GGCCAGAACATCATATGCTCTATTAGTAATATTTGCCACCAACACCTCTCCTTCTTCACCAAATGCATGATTTTAAAACAGGAAGggtataaaatttattttacacagGGGAGAGGAGGGTATTTCTCactttttacattatatataGTGTTAAAGATATGTTTTTCCCCATCaaggaaaaagcttttgaaaaacaaacaaagccccCCAAAATACATTAACTTTAAACTGGATTTAAATTCAAACCTTTAAGTTGGATATCACTATAATAAGGGtttgaaacaaaaaatatttatttattacgaAGCCAGCTTACATCATCAGTGTCTTTAACTCGAAGAATCTGTTCTCTCAGATCTTGTAAATCGTTAAATGTGGACTGTGCTGTGATGGAATAAACTAATGCAAAGCCTTGTCCGTTTTTCATGTACAAATCCCTCATTGCTGTAAATTGTTCCtacagtagaaagaaagaatcattaaaaagcaataatgttaaaaaaatgttttgacagATAATTTGACAATTTTCGAAGTCTATAATTAGAGCTCAAAGAAGAATGCAGTAGTGTTACGTAACATCTCTTAAAATTACAGCCTGTGGCTATTTGAAAAAATCAGTATTTCAAGAAATAtgtgttttacttaaaaattttcgAAGTCTATAATTAGAGCTCAAAGAAGAATGCAGTAGTGTTACGTAACATCTCTTAAAATTACAGCCTGTGGCTATTTGAAAAAATCAGTATTTCAAGAAATAtgtgttttacttaaaaataatacaccAGAGCAGATTTATGTGCAGTAAATATACTCAAGTGGAACAGAAATGTCCTGTGTCCAAATGCTACTTAAAGGCAGCTTTTTAATGTATCATAATGTGTAAGGCACCCAAATCAAATCACCACGTTACCCACAGCTAGCTCACAATGCTCTAGTTCTGTGGGGGCCACCAGCACGTTACCTGTATCTTGCCATTTTCccacacttttcctccttcactaaACTGTAAGACTTTGAGTGTAAGAATACAATACACAGCACGTATCAGGTACTCAAACATTAGTTGAATGAATACCACATATCCAGAATAAATTTTCCCTTCACCTTCAGATACCAACAAATCTAGTTGGTCTGTAAATATATTGAAGGAGGAaagataatattcaaaatacttcATACAGCCACTGAGGAATAAATGTATACTCtaatattattttccacattatttaataaatggtaataCAGTTTAACTTGTTTTACAAGTACTAGTGGGACTATGAAAACTTTCATACAAAATTTCTActtatttcttcaataaatgaccCACTGCAATGGCAaagcacacacacaagaaaagaaTTCAAGAGGATAAGGAAAACAGCTTTAAGATTTAATGCAAGCAGTACTTTTAAATAAGCTTAACTAATGTTTGTCTACAGAATACTAGCATCTAAAGGTCAATACTGCACAAGCTGTGCATATACTTTGGTACTCTGTTTTACATACCGTTCCTGCAGTATCCAAGATTTCAAGCATACACTGTTGTGCATCTACTTCAACTTGcttggggaaaaattaaaatagatgttcatttttttaaacgtATACAAGACTACTTTAATATACCCAACAGCTAATATGATATttaaaacagagacacagattaTAGCAACTTCACAACTAATTTCAAGCAATACTCACTTTaacaaaacaggagaaaaaaaatagctagaaaacAGGTCTACTGACCCCCAAACTGCATTAGGTGCAAAAACCATGTGTTCTGAATTTAACACGAGGATATCTATTGATACAAGATACACAAGATCCAACCTCAATATGAATCACTCAGCACTTAAATCtggagaggaaatgatttcaaaatagctcaaaaaattattttaaaaccagtAATAGTTCCAATAATACCAGAAGTAACTATCTCAATTCTCCCATACTTTAGATATACCTTCATTTCTCTAGATAACCACATCCCCTTCACCATATTGGAACAACAAAATTTCTGGGAGCAAGGAAGCAGAGGAGAGctatgaaataaattatatatccCTGCTACCCTTTTTACCTAACATTTCCTAGGGAACCAAGTTATATACATGGAAAGAAGAGTAATAGTGCCTCACTGCTGGGGTGCAGAAAGGGGTTTCCAGTTTGTTTTGGTAGACTGTGgacacagagggaggaacagaaaCACAATGTCTGCATAGCAGCAGGGGCCAGGCTGGTCACTATATCAAGGTGGGGGGTAACTCTCTCCCTGCTAAATAAAAAAATCTCTGCGCATTTATAGTTTTATTGTCACATGTTGTACAAGTGAACATATGGACAGAAATAAACCTTTCTACTATTATGAGCAGTGGAACTTTCTCAAGGAGTTGTAAGTAGGAAGGTTAACAAGACTTTTGTACTTatatctttatattaaaaagaagggAGCCTGAGAGTATTCAGTCTTtggggggcaggaaggggagagaaacaTGGAGCTACCACTTGAAATGCACGGCCCAGCTCTAAGGTTAGTGTGTCAAATTACAATTTTGTGGtcaatataaactaaaaattctttgagagagagagagaagacagagaacaagAGTGACTGTTTAAAATTCTCAagctgggggggcttccctggtggcgccgtggttgagagtccgcctgccgatgcaggggacgcgggttcatgctccggtccgggaggatcccgcatgccgcggagtggctgggcccgtaagccatggccgctgagcctgcgcgtccggagcttgtgctccgcaatgggagaggccacaacagtgagaggcccgcgaaccgcaaaaaaaaaaaaattctcaagctGGTAAACACACAATGCCAGGAAATAATCAGGTGTGATCTTTCCCcactaattttataaattaactcTGCTTCTTCGTTCTACTTTGTAAAcaacatttaataattattaagcTAAAAAcaagaatttatatttatagtaaaGTCAAAAGCAAAAGGTCTTCTAAAGTTAACATACCTTTCTATAAGAATCTTCTATCGTAGGAtcatatttttcaacaaaaattccTTGAACAAACTGTACagtctgaaaaaaattaacataccaTTATACCCCCCCAAAAGAACACATTCAATTCTGCACATTTTAAAGTATTGACTTCATATAGCTAGTTATACcattgattaaaaaaacataacCGCAACTATATTTGAACATACACATGTGGTGGGAAAATTACTtcagaaagcttttttaaaaaaattaataatcaccAAGCTCCTTACTGGTTAAGTCTAAATTTAGAgatcatatattgaaaaatcattAAATGGCTCCTGGTTCAGTCCTAAGggcttaaatttgaattttagttaGAAAGTGGCTAATTATCTTGtgtacacacatatgtgcacactCACACCTCCCCATTACTTTggatatatttacaaatgaaaaagcagTTCATGCTCCATTGTACACACTTCTCAGTTTGATCCAAGCATGTCAAATTCTGTGCTAGGTGTTTAAGTGGCAAAGTAAGATGGTCAATCTATCTTACTGTGGGGCTTTGCTAAACTCTGAACTGTGCATCAAGTTATTTCCCCTaagtttctctccttccccacccaccacTGTCAAGTTGtgtcttctttcttgctttactATTTCTTGATACAGAAAACATGGTGGGACAGTCAAAGGTAAtctttgaaaaagttttttatataaggtgtatttaatttttgtaacaaAATTTGTATTGTAAGCCAACTCACAATGAGATGGACCAAAATTTATTCCTGTCTGGCTCTGAAATGCAGACACCCATTTATATGCACTGAAAGTCAGTCAGTTAAAGAACCGACTCACTTTGGCATAATACTTCTTTGTGTTAAATCTCTTTATGTGTTCTTTCCCTTCTGTGCTTAGTCCAAACTGTATTCTAGTCTGGAACCCATGTTCCAGAGAGAATATGATCTACCCAGATACAACTAAAAGTTGActaaatcacaagaaaaatattatattacttcTAAAATCATTACGAGATTTCACCTTAACAAATAGATAAAGACAAATAAGCAAAACCTAAAACTCAACAGAAGAAGAACACGTCTTGGAGTAAATAGCTTGGGTACAGTGAGAATGTCTTACCAGAGCAGATTTTCCAACTCCTCCAGAGCCAAGAACGACTAGCTTATACTCACGCATGGTGCAAACTTGTAAAATCTAGTaccttattaaagaaaaaaaaacaaaaagaattcttAAGTACTATCTTTGTATTCATGTCCTTCTTATATAAACAAGACAttcaagcatttatttaaaatgactaCTATACCATATTAATATGGAGCATTTCATAAACAGACTTACTAAAGGATGCTACTGGTGGTGCCCTTTACAAAACatcagaggaggaaagaaactgCAGAATTATAGACGTGACTTTTAGCCCTATCCTAAATTcgattacaataaaatatttactccatcaagaaaaaaagggaggaaggctGAAAAACAACATTAAAGGGCATTCTGTTAGCTGTAAGATGGCAGTGATAGACATGTTATCCCCCTTTACTGAACCATCTGCAACCCTGAATCACAAGTAGTTGAGTGCCTACTAAGTACAAGGATATACccaatgaacaacaaaaaaattcctgACCTCAACTGAGCTAACATTCTGGTAAAGATGAACACGATAGGGGAGGGGTCTGCAGACAAATCCAACTCACTACCTGTTTTTGTacataaagttttactgaaatacagccacacccattcatttgtGTATTGTCAATGGCTGCTATCTTGTAATGGCAGAGCTAAGTCATTATAACAGAGGCTGTCTGgttcacaaagcctaaaatatttactatgtggcaTTTATAGAAAAAACTTGCTGGTCTGAGATACATAAACGGTAAGTGAGTTAGCAGAGAAAGCagaccaaatatatattcctgaagtgggtgtggggtgtggggtcGGGGGACAGATGGGGTGGCACAAGGAAACTGAAATGGTCAGGAATCAGAAGATCTCAAGAACACGAAAGCCCAGACTGAAAAAGTCTACTGAGTGTTCAGTATGCCGAAATggtggaaatcaaaacaaaacaaaactgaaaagaaacaatCCATACCAAGGCTCATCATTAGAAAATTTCAGTACactaaggagaaagaaagaaagatcccGAAAGTTTCAGGGTGGGGAACAACATGAGAACACAAAGCTCCCACATTCCTAGAGAAAAATAATTGGCCAGTGGCCATGGTGCAAAAGTAGCCACCAGAATAGGTTTTAAACCTTCTTAATCAAGAAATGACAGTTCTTTAGTCATAGTAACACAATACCAGGACTGGTTTAAACACATTTAACCAACCAATAACCATTTGCTTCAGTGAATATGCTTCTGCAAACCAGCCTATTATTGATAGCCCCTTATTTCTGAAAGTCAGTCAGTTAAGAATGGACTCACTTTGGCATAATATTTCTTTGTGTTAAATCTCTTTATACGTTCTTTCCTTCCAGTCCATACTCTTAGAAGATAGCATTTGTTTTACCTATCTCTATATGccatctctttatttcttctcaggACGGCATGACTAATTCCAAGGACTTCTTTTCAAAAACTTCTCCTTCACTCCAACCTTTAAATACATGGAttatttcctgtgttttctccattccttaatggggggtggggggggggggtcagggaAGCAAATATAAAAACTACCAAAGAAGTCGGCTGCTGACTTTCTCACTTACTAGTTCCTACATTTCTAAACTTACTGAACCCATTATTTCCATAGACTTTTCTCCAGTTCCGGAACACTGTCTCCATAACTTTTGTGAACTGCATGGTTCTTACCAGATATGATTTTTAGGAAAAAGGATATGAAATAAAAGTGGAATCACCTTTCAGCTTTAAGAATATTCCACATGGTAGTCTGCATTTAATTTGGGACAAATAAATCTTTCTTTGTAAACATGTAACTCCAGTcaggtttatttcttttaatgtaaaaaatcatttaaaaatagcattactgggcttccctggtggcacagtggttgagagtccgcctgccgatgcaggggacacgggttcgtgccccggtccgggaagatcccacatgccgcggagcgactaggcacgtgagccatggccgctgagcctgcgcgtccgaagcctgtgctccgcaacgggagaggccacagcagtgagaggcccgcgtaccgcaaagaaaaaaaaaggaatacttaGGTGATAATTCTGTTCAGTTCCATGCACACATTAGCCAACCCCATGGACCTACa is part of the Phocoena sinus isolate mPhoSin1 chromosome 10, mPhoSin1.pri, whole genome shotgun sequence genome and encodes:
- the RAP1B gene encoding ras-related protein Rap-1b isoform X1; amino-acid sequence: MREYKLVVLGSGGVGKSALTVQFVQGIFVEKYDPTIEDSYRKQVEVDAQQCMLEILDTAGTEQFTAMRDLYMKNGQGFALVYSITAQSTFNDLQDLREQILRVKDTDDVPMILVGNKCDLEDERVVGKEQGQNLARQWNNCAFLESSAKSKINVNEIFYDLVRQINRKTPVPGKARKKSSCQLL
- the RAP1B gene encoding ras-related protein Rap-1b isoform X2; this encodes MREYKLVVLGSGGVGKSALTVQFVQGIFVEKYDPTIEDSYRKEQFTAMRDLYMKNGQGFALVYSITAQSTFNDLQDLREQILRVKDTDDVPMILVGNKCDLEDERVVGKEQGQNLARQWNNCAFLESSAKSKINVNEIFYDLVRQINRKTPVPGKARKKSSCQLL